In a single window of the Hoyosella subflava DQS3-9A1 genome:
- a CDS encoding PDR/VanB family oxidoreductase: MSVLHRPPGTPPLALQRTHTDRVIDTFGVVAETLWMRLVTSSQYAVGRKAHAREHALLLELVNREVVAHDEDVVQLTFAAPDGSPLPAWQPGCHLDIHLPSGRRRQYSLCGDPSDTGHYRIAVRKIPDGGGGSLEMHSLRVGTSVEIRGPRNGFPFVPRERMLFVAGGIGITPILPMVRAAQRLGIDWHFVYCGRNRQSIPFLAEISTWDQQRVTIRLDDEQGVPTAGDVLAEAPTDGAVYVCGPPPLIELIRSATADDRAVSIHSERFSAPPVRNGRPFEIQLARTGKVVPVPADQSALAVIKQHEPNVGYSCQQGFCGSCKVRVVSGTPEHLDGRLTEEERADSMLICVSRAKTERLVLDL; the protein is encoded by the coding sequence ATGAGCGTTCTCCACCGGCCCCCCGGCACGCCCCCGCTCGCGCTGCAGCGAACCCACACAGACCGCGTTATCGACACCTTCGGCGTCGTCGCGGAAACATTGTGGATGCGACTCGTCACCTCCTCCCAGTACGCGGTAGGACGTAAGGCGCACGCACGCGAGCACGCCTTGCTACTTGAGCTGGTGAACCGAGAGGTTGTCGCTCACGACGAGGACGTTGTGCAGCTGACATTCGCAGCACCTGATGGTTCCCCGTTGCCTGCTTGGCAGCCCGGATGCCACCTCGACATCCACCTGCCGTCCGGCAGGCGACGTCAGTATTCGCTGTGCGGCGACCCCTCAGATACTGGGCACTACCGCATCGCGGTGCGGAAGATTCCTGACGGCGGCGGCGGTTCACTCGAAATGCACTCGCTCCGCGTCGGCACGTCAGTCGAGATCCGCGGCCCACGCAACGGGTTTCCGTTTGTACCGCGCGAACGCATGCTTTTCGTCGCGGGCGGAATCGGGATCACACCAATCCTTCCCATGGTTCGCGCCGCACAGCGCCTCGGAATCGACTGGCATTTTGTGTACTGCGGGCGCAACCGCCAGTCAATTCCGTTCCTCGCCGAAATCAGCACGTGGGATCAGCAACGGGTGACAATCCGGCTCGATGACGAGCAGGGCGTCCCCACTGCGGGTGATGTCCTGGCTGAAGCGCCCACAGATGGCGCCGTCTATGTGTGCGGCCCGCCCCCGCTGATCGAGCTCATCCGTTCTGCAACCGCCGACGATCGCGCGGTGTCGATCCATTCGGAGCGTTTCAGCGCTCCCCCGGTACGCAACGGGCGACCGTTTGAGATCCAGCTGGCGCGCACTGGCAAGGTAGTGCCAGTTCCTGCTGATCAATCGGCTCTCGCGGTGATCAAGCAGCACGAGCCGAATGTGGGTTACTCCTGCCAGCAAGGCTTCTGCGGCTCCTGCAAAGTGCGCGTGGTGAGTGGTACGCCGGAGCACCTGGACGGCCGACTCACCGAGGAGGAACGCGCGGATTCGATGCTGATCTGCGTGTCCAGAGCAAAGACAGAACGGCTCGTCCTGGATCTGTAA
- a CDS encoding response regulator transcription factor, translating into MIRVAVVDDDPLVRTALAAILGTEPDLEVVGEADDGVDVPALVQNCEPDVVLMDVRMPRINGIEATQRIAATGGPRVLVITTFENDSYVYDALRAGAAGFLLKRAKPDVLITAIRTLATTDALLFPESIRRLAMQQTRGRHRASSTVNLTARESDVLRALARGRTNAEIAAELYLSVETVKTHVGAILGKLGARDRTQAVIFAYESGLINVGENQ; encoded by the coding sequence ATGATTCGTGTCGCGGTCGTCGACGATGATCCACTGGTGCGCACCGCGCTCGCGGCGATCCTGGGAACAGAGCCTGACCTGGAGGTCGTTGGTGAGGCTGATGACGGTGTCGACGTGCCTGCGCTCGTTCAGAACTGCGAGCCTGACGTCGTCCTGATGGATGTCCGGATGCCGCGCATCAACGGTATCGAAGCGACACAGCGCATTGCCGCAACTGGCGGGCCCCGCGTGCTAGTGATCACGACCTTCGAGAACGACTCCTACGTATACGACGCCCTGCGGGCTGGTGCGGCTGGGTTTCTCCTGAAACGTGCGAAGCCAGATGTGCTGATCACGGCGATCCGTACGCTCGCGACGACCGACGCGCTTTTGTTCCCCGAGTCCATACGGCGGTTGGCGATGCAACAGACACGCGGCCGGCACCGGGCGTCCTCGACGGTGAACTTGACGGCTCGCGAGTCCGACGTGCTTCGTGCTCTCGCCCGCGGCCGCACCAACGCTGAGATTGCCGCCGAGTTGTACCTATCGGTCGAAACAGTGAAAACCCACGTGGGTGCGATTCTTGGGAAGCTCGGCGCCCGTGACCGCACCCAAGCCGTGATCTTTGCGTACGAATCGGGCCTCATCAATGTCGGCGAAAACCAGTAG
- a CDS encoding sensor histidine kinase encodes MRGARITSTIHALLGAALLLPFVLLGWAFAESIRLAEAVNAALLVVIACATAVVAMAIVLAPPVRQLEVTAARLLLGTTLPDVGDPRSWSSRWRGFWWFVLNLAIGAAVTFALLIGVPVATGLLAFPFLDETELRFGAADGAVIEAGGGWSAAWVPVAGVLVAVVTGLLVLAAGALLRRAAPRILGPTAADQLVLAASRERELAAQNELARELHDSIGHALTGILMQATAAGRVVDAGRGADPLVRQALAAIEITGRGALEELDEVLGVLRTGGMGRTQPKTLADVRELAERASATVEFKQRGDVASVPLSISRESFRIVQEALTNATRYGTGWVSLEVAVEDGVAIFVRNRISAAAAPPREGNGLRGMRERVLLLGGRVDAGQHDDEWHLQARIPVDRRQT; translated from the coding sequence ATGCGCGGGGCCAGAATCACCAGCACGATTCACGCGCTGCTCGGTGCTGCGCTGTTGCTGCCATTTGTATTGCTCGGCTGGGCTTTTGCGGAATCAATTCGGTTGGCGGAAGCGGTGAACGCCGCCTTACTCGTGGTGATCGCCTGTGCCACGGCCGTTGTCGCTATGGCTATCGTGCTGGCTCCGCCCGTCAGGCAACTCGAAGTGACTGCGGCGCGGCTTCTGCTTGGGACGACACTGCCCGATGTCGGGGATCCGCGGTCGTGGTCATCGCGGTGGCGCGGCTTTTGGTGGTTCGTGCTCAATCTCGCAATCGGTGCGGCCGTGACCTTCGCGCTCCTGATTGGCGTGCCGGTTGCGACTGGCTTGCTGGCCTTCCCGTTTCTCGATGAGACGGAGCTGAGGTTCGGTGCAGCGGACGGTGCAGTGATCGAGGCGGGTGGGGGATGGTCCGCCGCATGGGTGCCGGTGGCCGGGGTGCTTGTCGCGGTGGTTACGGGTTTGCTGGTGCTGGCGGCTGGGGCGCTGTTGCGTCGCGCTGCGCCTCGAATTCTCGGTCCCACCGCTGCCGACCAATTGGTTCTGGCCGCTAGCCGCGAACGTGAGCTCGCTGCCCAGAATGAGCTTGCGCGAGAGCTGCATGACTCCATCGGCCACGCATTGACTGGAATTCTCATGCAGGCTACCGCTGCGGGGCGGGTGGTGGACGCCGGTCGCGGTGCGGATCCTCTTGTGCGCCAGGCGCTTGCCGCGATTGAAATAACTGGGAGGGGTGCGCTCGAGGAACTTGATGAGGTGCTCGGAGTGCTGCGAACGGGCGGGATGGGCCGCACACAACCTAAGACGCTGGCTGACGTTCGTGAACTCGCGGAAAGAGCCTCTGCGACTGTCGAGTTCAAGCAGCGGGGCGATGTCGCCTCCGTTCCCCTCAGCATTTCCCGGGAATCGTTCCGAATTGTGCAAGAGGCGCTGACGAACGCGACCAGGTACGGAACAGGATGGGTGAGCCTGGAAGTCGCAGTTGAAGACGGCGTCGCAATCTTCGTGCGAAACCGGATCAGTGCGGCCGCTGCGCCGCCGCGAGAAGGCAATGGGCTACGGGGAATGCGCGAGCGCGTCCTCCTTCTGGGAGGACGTGTCGATGCTGGGCAGCATGACGATGAGTGGCATCTGCAGGCCAGGATTCCCGTTGATCGGAGACAAACATGA
- a CDS encoding CsbD family protein produces the protein MGFIDKAKNSTEDTVGKAKEKIGEVTRNRDLESEGKGDQASAGVKKIGENIKDTFKKK, from the coding sequence ATGGGATTCATCGATAAGGCGAAGAACTCCACTGAAGACACTGTGGGTAAGGCGAAAGAGAAGATCGGCGAGGTGACACGCAATAGGGACCTCGAATCCGAAGGTAAAGGCGATCAAGCATCGGCAGGTGTAAAGAAGATCGGCGAAAACATCAAGGACACCTTCAAGAAGAAGTAA
- a CDS encoding metal-dependent hydrolase → MATQEPTMKLLNSDVPVSDNVALHARKVTFDFSGLPLHYVPGDPFSTHVLNVLNLLLPAGEEWFVETFKEALPLIEDEKLREDVIGFMGQEAMHAHAHSGIRDLLRSKGIDTAPFIDQATWIFESFLGPRPLSGLRKQNYLVEKLAVIAALEHVFTFLGDWVLNAEGLDKAGVHPTILDLLRWHGAEEVEHRMVAHETLKYFDHSYIRRARTQLIASPVLIFLFWRGVRYLMSVDPQLGNMPESERKIFWRSFFRAANQGVLPSLPHLVRRMAQYFSPRYTPGGVGDTAQAVAYLASSPAARAAS, encoded by the coding sequence ATGGCCACACAAGAGCCAACGATGAAGTTGCTCAACAGCGATGTCCCCGTCAGTGACAACGTTGCACTGCACGCACGCAAAGTCACCTTCGACTTTTCCGGACTACCGCTGCATTACGTCCCCGGAGATCCCTTCTCCACGCATGTCCTCAACGTGCTGAACCTGCTTTTGCCAGCAGGCGAAGAGTGGTTCGTAGAGACCTTCAAGGAAGCCCTTCCGCTCATCGAAGATGAGAAATTGCGTGAAGACGTGATCGGGTTCATGGGCCAGGAGGCGATGCACGCCCACGCACACTCCGGCATCCGGGATCTGCTTCGCAGCAAGGGGATCGACACCGCTCCGTTTATCGACCAGGCGACGTGGATCTTCGAGAGTTTCCTTGGCCCGAGGCCGCTGAGTGGCTTGCGGAAGCAGAATTACCTCGTCGAGAAGCTCGCCGTGATCGCGGCTCTCGAACACGTTTTCACCTTCCTTGGAGACTGGGTTCTCAATGCGGAGGGCCTCGACAAGGCGGGAGTGCATCCCACGATTCTGGACTTGCTGCGCTGGCATGGCGCTGAGGAAGTCGAGCATCGCATGGTGGCCCACGAGACGCTCAAGTACTTCGACCACAGCTACATCCGGCGGGCACGCACGCAACTCATCGCGAGCCCCGTGCTGATCTTCCTCTTCTGGCGCGGCGTCCGGTACCTCATGAGTGTCGACCCCCAACTCGGAAACATGCCCGAATCTGAGCGCAAGATCTTCTGGCGCAGCTTCTTCAGGGCAGCGAATCAGGGGGTCCTCCCCTCGCTGCCACACCTGGTTAGACGCATGGCCCAGTATTTCTCGCCGCGCTACACACCCGGAGGTGTCGGCGACACAGCGCAAGCGGTCGCGTATCTAGCATCGTCACCAGCGGCGAGGGCGGCGAGCTAA